From the genome of Deltaproteobacteria bacterium, one region includes:
- a CDS encoding cbb3-type cytochrome c oxidase subunit I: MEYRSQKIAYWYFAAALPLFVLQIFMGLWLAANYTFTIPQSIVDVFPFSTARAIHTNLLVLWMLLGFMGGTYYIIPEETKSEIYSEKLAWFQLIALLVTGVTALVGFLFGWTQGRPLLEIPMALDFVVVIGALVFLFNVGMTMFKARNWTVIQGTLLGGLVFLALLYLLGIPFYRNLVIDWYYWWWVIHLWVEGSWELISAAIFAFVLMKITGVERQVVEKWLYVEIGLFLFTGMVGTGHHYYWIGAPRYWLWFGGFFSALEPLPILLMVFDTMHHVKQRKAKIVNPLTWTYAIGCAVLHFIGAGVWGFAHTLPQINYYTHGSQVTVSHGHLATFGAYALLNLMMFYYAMPKLKGIAEYDDRRGKIGFWTMCSAMMIMGLTFGVAGVLQSYIERVLGMGYMVAQGYMRLWMG, translated from the coding sequence ATGGAATACCGCTCCCAGAAGATCGCCTACTGGTACTTCGCCGCGGCGCTCCCGCTGTTCGTGCTCCAGATCTTCATGGGGCTGTGGCTGGCCGCCAACTACACCTTCACCATCCCGCAGTCGATCGTGGACGTCTTCCCGTTCTCGACGGCTCGCGCGATCCACACCAACCTCCTCGTCCTGTGGATGCTCCTTGGCTTCATGGGCGGCACCTACTACATCATCCCCGAGGAGACGAAGTCGGAGATCTACTCCGAGAAACTCGCCTGGTTCCAGCTGATCGCCCTGCTCGTGACGGGCGTGACCGCCCTCGTGGGGTTCCTCTTCGGGTGGACGCAGGGGCGGCCGCTCCTGGAGATCCCGATGGCGCTCGACTTCGTCGTCGTTATCGGCGCGCTCGTCTTCCTGTTCAACGTCGGCATGACGATGTTCAAGGCGAGGAACTGGACAGTGATCCAGGGAACACTGCTCGGGGGGCTGGTCTTTCTGGCCCTGCTGTATCTTCTCGGCATCCCCTTCTATCGGAACCTCGTCATCGACTGGTATTACTGGTGGTGGGTGATCCACCTGTGGGTGGAGGGGTCCTGGGAGCTCATCTCCGCGGCGATCTTCGCCTTCGTCCTGATGAAGATCACCGGCGTGGAGCGCCAGGTGGTGGAGAAGTGGCTCTACGTCGAGATCGGGCTGTTCCTGTTCACCGGAATGGTCGGAACCGGCCACCACTACTACTGGATCGGCGCGCCGAGATACTGGCTGTGGTTCGGGGGATTCTTCTCGGCCCTCGAGCCGCTGCCGATCCTCCTGATGGTCTTCGACACGATGCACCACGTGAAGCAGCGGAAGGCGAAGATCGTCAATCCCCTCACCTGGACGTACGCCATCGGTTGCGCGGTGCTGCACTTCATCGGCGCCGGGGTGTGGGGCTTCGCACACACGCTGCCGCAGATCAACTACTACACGCACGGCTCCCAGGTCACCGTGTCGCACGGCCACCTCGCGACCTTCGGCGCCTACGCGCTGCTGAACCTGATGATGTTCTACTACGCGATGCCGAAGCTGAAGGGGATCGCGGAGTACGACGACCGCCGGGGCAAGATCGGCTTCTGGACGATGTGCTCCGCCATGATGATCATGGGGCTGACCTTCGGCGTGGCGGGGGTGCTGCAAAGCTACATCGAGCGGGTGCTCGGCATGGGGTACATGGTCGCCCAGGGGTACATGCGGCTCTGGATGGG